The following nucleotide sequence is from Channa argus isolate prfri chromosome 9, Channa argus male v1.0, whole genome shotgun sequence.
ctggttggctcatacagtcATTGTCAGCAATTAACCCCTATCAAATCTTTATAgttataaaatcaaatcaaacaaaatactTGTTTGAGGTTACTCTGGTTTTAGCATGAATTCGTTTTCACATCCGAATCCTGTGCTGCTCTCTCCAGAATTCAGCGCTTCCTTGAGACAGCGCTAACTCTGCTAAGCCCCTGCACTCAAGGGGGGTGAACCCCACCAACGCTGTGCTCATTGTGCCAACCCTTTGCTTCCCTGCTAGCTCCGCAACCCTTGCCGTGATGAGGGAAGCTGGAGCGTGGCAGTATGACTGGCCATCAATGCAGAAAGACGGCCAGGGTTCACCTGCTGTCATGTGAGTAGGCGGGTTCCCCTTCACGCTTTCCACATTACAGGCAATTTCCACAGTGCCCTCATGTGGCAAAGCCAGCACCTGCAACCCAGGCAGGCCCCCTGGGCTCGACTCTCTAATAGCAGAGGCGATGCGGCGACCCGTGGCGATGTCCTGGGTGTCGATAGTGACGTTGCAGTTCATGACGTATGGACTGGCCCCCACCCCTGCAGGACATCAGCCAGGTCACAGCTACACAACACTTGCAAAATGATCTGTCTTCCTCTATTTTTGTAAAGTCAGACCTGGATTTCCCAGAACATTTGTAACAATAAGACACaaaaagtaacataaaaaaagatcaaagttaaaagaaaaaaacagggtTAAAGAGACAAGGGAGGTGcagttttgaaatgtttcagtgtGATATGTGTGGGATTCTTTGAGAATGTCAAGAGAAGAAACATGGCCTGGTGTCAGCTGtaacaaatacagttttgtaAGACGTCACCTGTACTGTAGAATCCTAGCAAAGAGTCATTCTTACCTTTCTTTCAGGTTAAACCGTTCACCTACAATAGCAGCGTCCGCACACACAGCTTTTAGAATTTGTTCTCATGCTGGCTCACCTGTGAGGCCAAATCGTTTTTGGGGCTGTGGCCCCACATCGGGCCTGATCGCCTGCAGGTCTGGCTTTTTGTTGAACCAGCCCATCTCCTTCCTTCTTTGTGCCAGCCCCCGATGGATGGGGGAGTCTGCCCAGCCAAACAGGAAGACACTGGTGCCCGGGACTCTCTCCGTGAGTCCCTGAGCCACAGCTGAGCCCAGGCAAGAACACAGACATGTCAAATTAATCAACACGTGCACAGAATTTCAGAAACATGAGGGCCTAAGAGTGTGACACAACCAAGGGAGGGAACTCAGACTGCAGGAAAAATTAGGGACACATGGGCCATTTATTATAGGCATGCATGCATAAATAATAATCGTTAGTCAGAGCCAATTATTATTCTGCAAGCACACTTCTCAGATTAGCATACTGAGCGCACACTTCAGACATGCAGGTCACATGCTGACTTGCTGCTCATGATTAGCAAAACACATGGCTGCTAAATCAGCTGCTAAACTGTGAAACTAATCAACAGCACAGGAAGACAAAGAATGCGTCACATCTTCAGCCTGTATCACCGTCAATACACACTCACAATATCCAGCATCAGGGAGACAGAGGCAGCTTTTGATACTCACTAAATTGCTGACGTATAGAAAACAAGATGAGAATTTGAGGAGGAAAACTGCAATTTCCTCATCTGGTGCGTGTGCCAtcactgtgtgcacacacactttgtggtAATTTTATCTGAACGACTGAGAGTCCAAACATCCTCGCCTCTGTCCGGAGCAGGATGCCAAACAATGGGCACATGCAGTGACTGTGCCCAAAAGCTAAATAACAGATACAACGCACAATACAGTGGCTTGTTGTTATGTACACTGAATGCAGTCTGATACAACAATCCAGCAAGTAATTCTCTTTTATGTGCAAACAGTTTTAAAGAGGTGATGATTTGTTTAGATGATCATTTTGGTGGCTGTAGtttgtgttcctttttttttttttgcatcatagGGATAGgaatttctattattttgtccacctgGCTAGGCTAAATAGCACTTGGATGAGCTTTAGCTTCATGTAGGTTGAACCCACATGAAGCAAACTCAATAgagcagaacattttaaagtgcattaacacacacgtgcacacttAGCGTCTCACCTTGAGCCTCTTTGGCACAGTCCTCCTTTCCCACCTCCTCCCCCAGGGGGTAGATGGGCACAAGGTCCACAGCACCCATACATGGATGGATCCCTGTGTGAGTGCGCATGTCGATCAGCCCGAATGCTTTCTCACACGCTGACAGAATGGCCTCCCCTGGGATCAACAACAAATGACCTCAAAGATACCTCTACATAGGAAACGGTTTCtctcaaactgttttttgtgtAGAGGACAGATCAGAGATTTTGTACTTCTGGGGGAATAAAGCTCATGTATTTGTCTGCAGGTGAGTGGAGAACTGTAAACCTCAGCTGCTTTGTCTCCATTGTCACAATGTTGGGTTGTAGTTAAGGATTCAGTACGTTAAACTTTTCACTATGATCTTTGACAGGAACATTTTCATTCTGAACGTTTTGTGTTTAAATCCCTGACAAAGCTTATTAAAGGATTTTTCTCCCCACTCAGACGATTGGAAAGCAGGGGACAGAGACCGAATCCTTGCTTTGCAGAGTTGCTACTGCAAGCGCTCGACTCCATCCTTTTCTcaggaggaggaaaatgaatgtaacatttatatttCCTAATGAGGTTTCAGCACAAAGCCTAAAGATTAAATACTTACTGATAGAGTCGATGCTGGCCACAATGGTGATGACGGAGCGGTTGTAATCACGGTCATTAAAGATGTTCAGCACTGTGGTGCCCTCTCGTCTCACTCCTGATGTATAATAAGTATGAATGATTTTGGAAATACATAATTTGCTGTTTGCTATGAGCATCACTATATAATTGGTTGCATTGTGGAGAACGAGGCAGAAAACAAGTTAGTTATACTGTGATGTCACAAGTACAAATCAGTTAACTAATGAGGTAGATTTGTCTCCTAACTAAAGTAAACCCGACCTCATTCTTTCCATCTCATCAATATGTGATCatgtggttttttttctttaacctaAAAAGGCACATCCTGAATATTTTATGAAGGACAAGCGTGTGCACAGGAGATCTACGATAAAGTGCGCTGTAAGCAATTCCAAGGTGGAAATATGAGTCTGTTCTGTTATTCATACTCCCCTTACTGCAGTATAATGTACAGCTTACCTTCGGGATTAAACAGGGCTGCCTTGGCCACCTGCTCCACCAGGTCTTTCCTGCGGCCTTCTGAAATGTTCAGGAGACATGCCACAAGCCGTCTGCCCAGAGAACCTGAGGACATGTTTCTGAGGACACAGTAATACTGTGTGTTAGCCTGTTGCATGGATGAAGGTGGGAGTGCAATGACCAGACAGGCACTTTAGGACTAGTAGCTTGTTGTGGTTAATGTTAGCAAACTTCACATGGACATTGGGAGTGAAAAAAATAACCTTCACTTTGCTGACATGGAGGCCATCTCCTATTTTTGCAGTATGCAGTATTACCATTACCccatcagctgctgctttttgctGCAAGTTACACTGGCTTTAATGTAGCTAGTCGATTACTCAATGCATGGCTGCAATAAATACCCCAACTATCAAGTGTtcattgtaaataattattGCCTTTAATAATTAAGCAATCTAAAGAGTTTGTGGAGCTGcaatttttttacagaaaaaaaaacaacaacaaaaaccatcaACCTCGATTGTACTTTCAGCCTGCAAACTTTGGCAAAATAGAAGAAAACGTTGGCTGCTTAACTACAAAAGGCGTCCACAGTCCAAACTGGTGTTAACGCAGCACATTTTACTGTCAAGTCTGGCACATCTGTGTTATATTAATTGCACTTTCAGATTTATGTGCAAAGTATTATCTGCTGAAGAACAGAGAGAATACACTGACTTACACTGGCTTTACTGTGAAAATGCACAGAAATCGGTTTTTAGCATATGTCgctaaagattaaaaaaaagttcgATGCAAGATGGTTCATTCCTGTTTCCCACCTCTGTCTTTCTACGGAAGAGGATCAGGGACATgacacagctgtttttgacttttaTCCTTCAGACTTCAggattgaaatttaaaaatcttaTATTAAAGTCAGAATTGTAAAGTCAGTGGACTGAAATATATCATAATTTAATATCTTTGGTGGCCCTGAACCTGGTGGCAAAGGAggcaaattaaatgttttaaaggagTATTATATATAGGATTAAATGATGCCTTTTTTTGATGTGCTTTTAGTTTGTGCATATTTTAGACATCTATTTATTTAATGCCATGCACGGTGACAATAAACCCAAATCAAGCGGCAGCAAGAATAGATCTGGCAATAAAAGTAGATTATTTATTTCTacttaaatggaaaaataaatacgTGTTTGGTTGGCACATTATGGTTTTACcttttattcaacatttttattcaaattgtagtcatttttaatatttatttcgGCTTTTTAATCGGTATTTCTTATCTGATTTGGCTATGTCAAAAGCGGAAGTAGGTGGGGAAATATTCTCTTGCAACCAACAGCACTGAAGAATCTTTGGAAtcaggaaaacacagacatgcGCAGTAGTGGCAGTCGTTGCTGGGgcgtaaacacacacacacagcgcctcTTTGTGGACAAAACACACCCCGAGCTGTCAGAATAATATTAATGACTTCTGTTACAATTGCTACAAAAAGAGACGGATGACGATGAGAAAACGGTGCATAACAATAAATCTTTCTTCTAGCGACATTGTTACGGCTCCTGGGTCTTGTTGACGGTCGCTGCTGAGAATGCTGCGTTAGCTGAACAGCTACCGTTGGTGGACTAACGTTAGCAAGCTAACAGCTGCAGCCGCAGCGGCTTGGACTCACTGACTGCGCAGGGAAATAAAATACCAAATCAATTCTTATTCAACCAGTTCATGCTAGCTGCCCGAGCAGTTGGAGTGGGCTTCACTCTGATACTTGTGGCCAAAGCAATGACCTCTGTAGCCGCGACAACATCCTCTCAGCCTCGGGGGCTGcacgcagcagcagcagcagcagcagccagccgGGATGCGGGCTCCGTGAGTCCGCGGCAGAGGCTGCAGAAGCTGCTTGCGGTGCCCGGACACGTCCCGAACCGCGTTAACGACCTGCTGCTGCTTCGGCCTGACACCGACGGCCAGAGTACGGCCAGATCAAAGGAGAATTGCACTAACAGGCATGTTGTGTTCTTCCACGGGGATATTCAGGTGAGTGACCATGGAGGATGGAAACGCTGATCTGGGAGGATCTCAGGTTTTCTCGGCGGGTTACAGAAACTCCTTTTATTTCTCAGCGtcctttattatttcattacGGTTTAAGCCAGATCACACCCACAGAACTTTGTTCTAAGGCTTAGCATCATTTACAATCCAGGTGACGACACAAATACGTATGACAATGTTAACAAGTCATTTTAATACATACTTTACACCTACATTAACTACTACGTAGTGAACTATGACCTGCATTACAAAAATTAGGCTTGTTAGCATTAGAATTCCTTAGTATGTAGTCAGTTCTGCGCAAATGATTCAATGTCACATGATAACATAATAAATCCAACCACACAAGAGATCCACATATGAATGTTGACTGCTGTCACCTATGCTGATATCAAATGCAAGTTTATTTATATGAAGCTTCGTTGTGCACAGTCCACAAGTCTGTCTGCAGGTGAGGAATCACCTACTCAACAGTATCAAGCAGGGTATGCAAGACCACTTGACCACCCACGGAGCAGATATGTTTCCAATCAGAACCGCAGAGATTCATTGTGGTACAGACTGTCTGTGATCAGGCAGATAAGGTTTCTGTATTATAACATTCAAAATGGTATGTTCAGTAGCAGCTGAAACCCAGACTACGATTCCCCGAATTCCACAGTGCAAAGACTTTTTGGTTTGGGATAACAAAAATAGCTGACATTAACACTAGCTACCATAGTAGTGATGGTATCAAGCAATAGGCCAACAAATAGGCAAAAGGATGCAAACAGCTGAATGTGCCAAAGCTGCAATTGCTGCAGCTGTCAGATTATGCAAAGCAGCCTCTGAGGCTTTTTGTGGTGGTAAGATGAAGGGGCA
It contains:
- the ftcdnl1 gene encoding formiminotransferase N-terminal subdomain-containing protein isoform X2 translates to MSSGSLGRRLVACLLNISEGRRKDLVEQVAKAALFNPEGVRREGTTVLNIFNDRDYNRSVITIVASIDSIREAILSACEKAFGLIDMRTHTGIHPCMGAVDLVPIYPLGEEVGKEDCAKEAQAVAQGLTERVPGTSVFLFGWADSPIHRGLAQRRKEMGWFNKKPDLQAIRPDVGPQPQKRFGLTGLTLQK
- the ftcdnl1 gene encoding formiminotransferase N-terminal subdomain-containing protein isoform X1, translated to MSSGSLGRRLVACLLNISEGRRKDLVEQVAKAALFNPEGVRREGTTVLNIFNDRDYNRSVITIVASIDSIREAILSACEKAFGLIDMRTHTGIHPCMGAVDLVPIYPLGEEVGKEDCAKEAQAVAQGLTERVPGTSVFLFGWADSPIHRGLAQRRKEMGWFNKKPDLQAIRPDVGPQPQKRFGLTGVGASPYVMNCNVTIDTQDIATGRRIASAIRESSPGGLPGLQVLALPHEGTVEIACNVESVKGNPPTHMTAGEPWPSFCIDGQSYCHAPASLITARVAELAGKQRVGTMSTALVGFTPLECRGLAELALSQGSAEFWREQHRIRM